Sequence from the Microbacterium sp. AZCO genome:
ACGGTGCCGAGCGCCCGACTGACTGGCGACCCGGTGCATCGGCTGCCCGGCACGGCGAGCTTCACCTTCACCGGGACGAGCGGCGAGGCGGTGCTCCTCGAGCTCGAGCGGCGCGGTGTCGTCTCGTCGAGCGGGTCGGCGTGCGCGGCGGGAAGCGACGAGCCGTCGCATGTGCTCGTGGCGATGGGCATTCCGCCCGAGGTGGCGCAGACGGCCGTGCGGTTCACGTTCCCGCACGAGCTGAGCGCGCCCCTGGACGCTGTCGCCGACGCGGTCGCGGCATCCGTCGCGGCGGTACGATCGGGCGGGTGAGCCTGCCGAGCGCCCCCGCCGCCGTCACGATCATCGTTCCCGGATTCGAGGTCGAGGAGTACGCCGGCGAAGCGCTCGATTCGCTGCGGGCGCAGACGCGCGAGGACTGGGTCGCGATCCTCGTCGACGACGCCTCGACCGACGGGACGAGCCGGATCTTCGCGGATGCAGCGGCCTCCGATCCTCGCTTCCGTCTCGTTCGCCACGTGCGGCAGCAGGGTCTCGGCGCTGCCCGCAACACCGGGCTCGACCTCGTTGAAACACCGCTCGTCGGCTTCCTCGACGCCGACGACATGCTCACCCCGACGGCGCTCGAGCGCCTCGTCGGCACGCTCGACGAGACCGGCAGCGACTTCGCACTGGGTGCGTACGTGCGGCTCCGCCCCGACGGCGACGGCGGGTACACGACGGGGATCGTGCAGCCCTGGGTCGCCGCGGCGACCGACCCCGAGCGGCGCGCCACGACGATCGACCAGCATCCCGCGGCATCCGCGAACATCGTCGCGTGGTCGAA
This genomic interval carries:
- a CDS encoding glycosyltransferase family 2 protein, whose translation is MSLPSAPAAVTIIVPGFEVEEYAGEALDSLRAQTREDWVAILVDDASTDGTSRIFADAAASDPRFRLVRHVRQQGLGAARNTGLDLVETPLVGFLDADDMLTPTALERLVGTLDETGSDFALGAYVRLRPDGDGGYTTGIVQPWVAAATDPERRATTIDQHPAASANIVAWSKVSRIDFWRRTGLRFPVGRLYEDQVVAQRMYATARAFDVVPDVVAHWRERADGSSITQRKDAVAVLQDYLDGMAGGIAELDRAGHAAAVQQRVHLILAMDLPPLVRIAEEHPDDAYRRALGVFTRDIWARGGASAALDEESSALAAAARLW